The following proteins are co-located in the Xyrauchen texanus isolate HMW12.3.18 chromosome 41, RBS_HiC_50CHRs, whole genome shotgun sequence genome:
- the riok3 gene encoding serine/threonine-protein kinase RIO3 has product MDQLEVSTKETKNPWGTPTLAPSPLSLAEVMSEQLARQMHEEGNSFTDPDFSTDLDLTCAAETDTSSDLILAQMLQMQFDREFDTQLRIEEKKFNGDSKVSISFENYRMVHPYEDSDSSEDEVDWQDTRHDPYKADKPTTTPKKGFVGKGKNITTKHDEEVCGRKNTARMDNFAPEVQVGDGIGMDLKLSNKVYNALKRHCDTEQRRSARLHEKKEHSTSEQAVDPKTRLLMYKMVNAGILENINGCISTGKESVVFHADGGSFEEKIVPEECVLKVFKTTLNEFKNRDKYIKDDYRFKDRFSKLNPRKIIRLWAEKEMHNLARLKKAEIPCPEVVILKKHILVMSFIGRDHVPAPKLKDAMLNSEDMKKAYYQVLNMMQRLYQECNLVHADLSEYNMLWHDGQVWFIDVSQSIEPTHPHGLEFLFRDCRNVATFFRKAGVAEAVNVFELFNNVSGLQINCDNEADFLAQIEALEKRNEDHVQKSSKKIFTSTSDGSPPQLNTDDDDD; this is encoded by the exons ATGGATCAACTTGAAGTGTCAACAAAAGAGACAAAG AACCCTTGGGGCACTCCCACCCTGGCACCGTCTCCCTTGTCTCTGGCTGAAGTTATGAGTGAACAGCTGGCTAGACAGATGCATGAGGAGGGCAACTCTTTCACAGACCCAGA TTTCAGTACTGATCTGGACCTGACCTGTGCTGCTGAAACGGACACATCCAGCGACCTGATTCTGGCTCAGATGCTGCAGATGCAGTTCGATCGTGAGTTTGATACGCAGCTACGCATAGAGGAGAAGAAGTTTAATGGAGACAGCAAAG TCTCCATATCCTTTGAGAACTACCGCATGGTTCATCCATATGAGGACAGTGACAGCTCTGAGGATGAGGTGGACTGGCAAGACACTCGCCATGACCCCTACAAAGCTG ATAAGCCAACAACTACCCCCAAAAAAGGCTTTGTTGGGAAAGGCAAGAACATCACCACCAAACACGATGAGGAGGTGTGTGGACGGAAGAACACAGCACGTATGGACAAT TTTGCTCCAGAGGTGCAGGTGGGAGATGGGATCGGCATGGACCTGAAGCTCTCCAACAAGGTGTACAACGCTCTGAAACGCCACTGTGACACAGAACAGCGCCGCAGCGCTCGACTGCATGAGAAGAAGGAGCACTCGACTTCT GAACAAGCTGTGGACCCCAAAACCAGACTGCTGATGTACAAAATGGTGAATGCTGGGATACTGGAGAACATTAATGGCTGTATCAGCACAGGAAAAGAGTCAGTGGTGTTCCATGCTGATGGAGGAAG CTTTGAAGAGAAGATCGTTCCGGAGGAGTGTGTGCTCAAAGTTTTCAAGACCACCCTGAATGAGTTTAAGAACAGGGACAAATATATCAAGGATGACTACCGCTTCAAAGATCGCTTCAGCAAGCTGAATCCTCGCAAAATTATCCGCCTGTGGGCTGAGAAGGAGATGCACAATCTCGCCAG GCTAAAGAAAGCCGAGATCCCGTGCCCAGAGGTGGTGATACTGAAGAAGCACATCCTTGTGATGTCATTCATTGGCCGCGATCATGTGCCTGCACCTAAATTGAAGGATGCCATGCTGAACTCTGAAGATATGAAAAAAGCATATTATCAAGTTCTAAAC ATGATGCAGCGACTGTATCAGGAATGTAATCTGGTTCACGCCGATTTGAGTGAATACAACATGCTTTGGCATGATGGACAG GTGTGGTTTATTGATGTGAGTCAGTCCATAGAGCCCACTCACCCTCATGGTCTGGAGTTCCTCTTCCGGGACTGTAGGAATGTGGCCACT TTTTTCCGGAAAGCTGGTGTGGCCGAGGCTGTGAATGTGTTCGAGCTGTTCAACAATGTGTCTGGACTGCAAATCAACTGTGATAATGAGGCTGATTTCTTAGCCCAA ATTGAAGCCCTGGAGAAAAGAAACGAAGACCATGTGCAGAAATCCAGCAAGAAAATCTTCACCTCCACCAGTGATGGCAGCCCACCCCAATTaaacactgatgatgatgatgattaa
- the LOC127634309 gene encoding transmembrane protein 241, whose translation MNVARVILALIFCTFFTASYFTNKYVLFILKFTFPTIFQGWQTSTGALLLLVTWKLGWVEINGLSRSAAFSQLPGSFLFIGNIYAGSKALSLLPIPFFFVLQNASEVFTLLIITVTQREKPSWVKLLSVCMLLGSATSLILYNPQFGPSGYTWASIHLFCVGSYKVFQKNSKTSHLSDLEEQFINYVISTLLLASLAYSTGDLSGALDFPLLTSSRFHTGCLASAIFSFSLMLATVKLKSSLSQEHCGVWFFLAKVMASGLSFLLSTFNTVISPVTLCCIILNYTGDALFLFSDRF comes from the exons ATGAATGTTGCTCGAGTGATCCTTGCTCTAATATTCTGCACCTTTTTTACAGCGTCATATTTCACAAATAAG tatgtCCTGTTTATCTTAAAGTTTACATTTCCAACCATTTTTCAGGG GTGGCAGACCTCCACTGGAGCTCTGTTGCTACTGGTTACTTGGAAACTAGGTTGGGTTGAAATTAATGGGCTGTCCAG ATCGGCAGCGTTTTCCCAGCTTCCTGGGTCATTCTTATTTATTGGAAACATTTATGCCGGGTCCAAAGCACTTTCGCTTTTG ccAATTCCGTTCTTCTTTGTGTTACAAAATGCCTCAGAGGTCTTTACCCTTCTCATTATAACGGTTACTCAAAGAGAG AAACCGTCATGGGTGAAATTATTAAG TGTGTGTATGTTACTGGGATCTGCTACCAGCCTTATTCTGTACAATCCACAG TTTGGTCCCAGTGGCTACACATgggcatccatccatctgttctgTGTTG GATCATATAAAGTATTCCAGAAGAATTCCAAAACCAGCCATCTAAG TGATCTTGAAGAGCAGTTCATCAACTATGTGATCAG tacattgtTACTTGCTTCCCTTGCGTACTCAACag GTGACCTGTCTGGTGCCTTAGACTTTCCTCTCCTGACCTCATCCAGGTTCCATACTGGCTGTTTGGCCAG TGCCATTTTCAGTTTTTCTCTGATGCTTGCAACCGTGAAGCTGAAGAGCAGTCTGTCTCAGGAACACTGTGGGGTCTGGTTCTTCCTGGCTAAG GTAATGGCCTCAGGTCTTTCATTTCTTCTTTCCACATTCAACACTGTGATCAGTCCTGTGACACTTTGCTG CATTATCCTGAATTACACCGGAGAtgccttgtttttgttttctgacaGATTCTAA